In Metarhizium brunneum chromosome 3, complete sequence, a genomic segment contains:
- the LAE1_2 gene encoding Secondary metabolism regulator LAE1 translates to MSLPIVPDYDNGDADDDSLYSIISTSPGLDTATSPSEYGHDDVDDDFEQFSLDGDGIGDGDGVNSEISCGCSTSVTPSAYEDEVAYGRRYHGFRKGRYPLPNDDLEQRREETNHALMLELTVCVLAFFGTRVNIRGIFLDSCQTIEFRELMATQGGRLFYSDIGKYPHKIIDIGTGTGTWAIDVADQYPSASVVGTDLSPIQPKWVPVNVRMYVDDCEEPDWLHGSNFDMVHFRGMAGTLRDLDRMLNRTYPHVRDGGWVEFHEFIPQILCDDGTMSEEDPVRIFFDASTQGLRTFGGEPLRALNLEETLVGAGFTNIHVITKKVPIAAWPRDKHLKTVGMFTRAVILDSLGALAAKPLAALGIPSEDRRALVTQVKRSLNDRRIHRYMKFVICYGQKKENSESASPPLQ, encoded by the exons ATGTCTCTCCCAATCGTCCCTGATTACGACAACGGCGACGCCGATGACGATAGCCTCTACTCGATAATCTCGACGTCGCCAGGTCTCGACACCGCAACCTCCCCTAGCGAGTATGGACACGACGATGTCGACGATGATTTCGAACAGTTTTCCCTTGATGGCGATGGcattggcgatggcgatggcgtcaACTCAGAAATTTCGTGTGGTTGCTCGACTTCAGTGACGCCAAGTGCGTACGAGGATGAGGTAGCATATGGCCGACGGTACCACGGTTTCAGGAAGGGCCGCTACCCGTTGCCCAACGATGACTTGGAGCAGCGAAGAGAGGAAACAAATCATGCTTTAATGCTAGAACTTACTGTATGTGTTTTGGCTTTCTTCGGCACCCGAGTCAATATTCGTGGCATCTTCCTTGACTCCTGCCAAACCATTGAATTTCGAGAACTGATGGCCACCCAGGGCGGACGACTCTTTTACTCCGACATTGGCAAGTATCCGCACAAAATTATTGATATTGGAACAGGAACTG GTACATGGGCCATAGACG TGGCCGACCAGTACCCAAGTGCAAGTGTGGTTGGAACCGATCTATCCCCTATACAACCAAAATGGGTACCTGTGAACGTGCGAATGTATGTGGACGATTGCGAAGAGCCTGATTGGCTCCATGGCTCCAACTTTGACATGGTGCATTTTCGCGGCATGGCAGGCACTCTACGAGATCTGGATAGAATGTTGAACAGAACTTATCC GCATGTGCGAGATGGTGGATGGGTAGAGTTTCACGAGTTCATTCCTCAAATATTATGTGACGATGGAACCATGAGCGAAGAGGACCCAGTACGAATATTTTTCGACGCCTCAACACAGGGTCTACGAACCTTTGGTGGCGAGCCTCTGAGAGCGCTCAACTTGGAAGAGACACTtgttggcgccggcttcACAAATATCCATGTTATCACAAAGAAAGTGCCCATTGCTGCTTGGCCACGAGATAAACACCTGAAGACAGTTGGCATGTTTACGAGGGCGGTAATACTGGATTCGCTTGGCGCTCTCGCGGCCAAGCCACTAGCAGCTCTTGGAATACCTTCAGAAGACCGCCGAGCTCTAGTCACGCAAGTTAAACGAAGCCTCAATGACCGGAGGATACACCGTTATATGAAGTTCGTCATTTGTTATGggcagaagaaagagaatTCTGAGTCGGCATCGCCTCCTCTTCAATAA
- the YTH1 gene encoding mRNA 3'-end-processing protein YTH1 yields MATATAPATAASSILNHASQTYNFRFSPFLRATYQVGLPLDRPICKAYQSGSCPNGTRCTERHVQDAKTAQATGGLNSLVCKHWLRGLCKKGEHCEFLHEYNLRKMPECNFFMRNGYCSNGEECLYLHVDPSSRLPPCPHYDMGFCPLGPLCSKKHVRRKLCVFYLAGFCPEGPECKAAHPKWSKDLDKPTVKADGKEEEEDGHVDSGMRGDDDGSERVTRDGMGRGDRDRDRDRDRDRDRDDGRHGGRFRGGGKWRGGRGGRFRGRGH; encoded by the coding sequence ATGGCGACCGCAACCGCACCTGCAACCGCAGCCTCCTCCATCCTGAACCACGCCTCCCAAACCTACAACTTCCGCTTCTCGCCCTTCCTCCGCGCCACATACCAGGTCGGCCTACCGCTCGATCGGCCCATATGCAAAGCATACCAATCCGGCAGCTGTCCAAACGGCACGCGATGCACAGAGCGGCACGTCCAGgacgccaagacggcgcagGCAACAGGTGGCCTCAATTCGCTCGTGTGCAAGCACTGGCTACGCGGGCTCTGCAAAAAGGGTGAGCACTGCGAGTTCCTGCACGAATACAACCTTCGCAAGATGCCCGAGTGCAACTTCTTCATGAGGAACGGGTACTGCTCCAACGGCGAGGAGTGCCTCTACCTGCACGTCGAcccgtcgtcgaggctgccgccTTGTCCGCACTACGACATGGGCTTCTGCCCTCTGGGCCCGCTGTGCTCCAAGAAACATGTTCGGAGGAAGCTGTGTGTGTTCTACTTGGCCGGGTTTTGCCCGGAGGGCCCGGAGTGCAAAGCCGCGCATCCCAAGTGGAGCAAGGATCTGGACAAACCGACTGTCAAGGCGGAtgggaaggaggaggaggaggatggccATGTGGACAGTGGGATGAggggcgacgacgatggcaGCGAGAGGGTGACGAGAGACGGGATGGGACGTGGCGATAGGGATAGGGACCGGGATAGGGATCGGGATCGGGACAGAGACGATGGTAGGCACGGGGGCAGGTTTAGAGGCGGTGGGAAATGGAGAGGTGGAAGGGGCGGCCGGTTCAGAGGAAGAGGGCATTGA